One Armatimonadia bacterium DNA segment encodes these proteins:
- a CDS encoding glycosyltransferase — protein MGTRICYFGTYDQDYCRNQILQRGLTLAGAEVMECHSQVWRTSDKSQLSGAREKLATALRWVGSRRDLRRRYRRMLEHDAVLVGYLGHLDTRLARSVARPKPVVLDAFLSLYETVIEDRRMMSPSGPGARLLKGVERRAYESADLILLDTQAHIDYVAEEFRIPSERFLRIFVGADDRLFCPPAPEEPDSADETGTMTVLFYGKFIPLHGVEVILHAAQLLMPEKQLRFQLVGTGQTYPEARKLAEELRLDNVDWVDWLPYEDLPRALRRAQVCLGVFAPTGKAQRVIPNKVFQALACGARVVTADSPAMRELPPMGEGLTLVPPGDPEALAQAVRELCRKPHRVEVSPGAAVFHPRALGEELLQGLSRLG, from the coding sequence ATGGGTACCCGCATCTGCTACTTCGGCACTTACGATCAGGACTACTGCCGCAACCAGATCCTCCAACGGGGGCTGACACTGGCCGGTGCGGAGGTCATGGAGTGCCACTCGCAGGTCTGGCGCACCAGCGACAAGTCCCAGCTCTCCGGTGCGCGTGAGAAGCTCGCAACCGCCCTGCGCTGGGTGGGGTCGAGACGCGACCTCCGCCGCCGGTACCGCCGGATGCTCGAGCACGACGCCGTGCTCGTGGGCTACCTGGGGCATCTCGACACCCGGCTGGCCAGGAGCGTGGCGCGCCCGAAACCAGTGGTGCTCGACGCCTTCCTGTCCCTGTATGAGACCGTCATTGAGGACCGCCGGATGATGTCCCCGAGCGGACCCGGAGCCCGGCTGCTGAAGGGTGTCGAGAGACGTGCCTACGAGAGTGCCGACCTGATCCTTCTCGACACCCAGGCCCACATCGACTACGTCGCCGAGGAGTTCCGGATACCCTCAGAGCGCTTCCTGCGCATCTTTGTCGGCGCCGATGACCGGCTCTTCTGCCCGCCTGCGCCGGAGGAGCCGGACTCCGCAGACGAAACGGGCACCATGACCGTGCTCTTCTACGGCAAGTTCATCCCACTGCACGGCGTGGAGGTGATTCTGCACGCCGCGCAACTCCTCATGCCGGAGAAGCAGCTACGCTTCCAACTGGTCGGCACCGGCCAGACCTACCCGGAAGCCCGGAAGCTCGCCGAGGAACTGAGGCTGGACAACGTGGACTGGGTCGACTGGCTCCCCTATGAGGACTTGCCGCGAGCCCTCCGTCGGGCCCAGGTCTGTCTCGGCGTCTTCGCTCCCACCGGCAAGGCCCAGCGGGTCATCCCCAACAAGGTCTTCCAGGCGCTCGCCTGCGGGGCCCGGGTAGTGACTGCCGACAGCCCCGCGATGCGTGAGTTGCCACCGATGGGCGAAGGCCTGACGCTGGTGCCGCCCGGTGATCCTGAAGCGCTGGCGCAGGCCGTCCGCGAGCTGTGCCGCAAGCCGCACCGAGTCGAGGTCTCTCCCGGCGCGGCGGTGTTTCATCCCCGCGCTCTGGGCGAGGAGTTGCTCCAGGGCCTCTCTCGCCTTGGTTAG